One window of the Triticum dicoccoides isolate Atlit2015 ecotype Zavitan chromosome 3B, WEW_v2.0, whole genome shotgun sequence genome contains the following:
- the LOC119280741 gene encoding uncharacterized protein LOC119280741 produces the protein MVVGTSSSMLGRAFLLLVLSSATEVHGGPSSSAAPCSLLDYICIRLGPWYVLPNVCVSTLCIDPSCRSAPGLPELAMMATRLTVSNATVTKASIQHALAHAKDGKARKVMRSCLQLYTGAVPRLQWAARSVAAGRYSGVPEVLEAAYEHVASECTDLAGKVALPKENDEFYMMAYVAKAVVEWVQLFG, from the coding sequence ATGGTCGTGGGCACATCCTCTTCTATGCTCGGCCGCGCTTTCCTTCTCCTCGTCCTCTCCTCGGCCACTGAAGTTCACGGCGGGCCAAGCTCGAGCGCCGCGCCATGTTCCCTGCTGGACTACATCTGCATCAGGCTTGGACCTTGGTACGTCTTGCCGAACGTCTGCGTGTCCACACTCTGCATCGACCCCTCCTGCCGCTCTGCGCCCGGCTTGCCGGAGCTCGCAATGATGGCCACCAGGCTGACGGTGTCCAACGCCACGGTGACCAAGGCCAGCATCCAGCATGCGCTCGCCCACGCCAAGGACGGCAAGGCCAGGAAGGTCATGCGGTCGTGCCTCCAGCTCTACACAGGCGCCGTCCCAAGGCTGCAGTGGGCGGCGCGGTCGGTTGCTGCTGGGCGATATAGTGGCGTACCGGAGGTGCTAGAGGCTGCATATGAGCACGTTGCATCTGAGTGTACCGATTTGGCTGGCAAGGTGGCACTTCCCAAGGAGAACGATGAGTTCTACATGATGGCCTACGTTGCTAAGGCCGTCGTCGAATGGGTGCAGCTTTTCGGCTGA